From the genome of Argentina anserina chromosome 4, drPotAnse1.1, whole genome shotgun sequence, one region includes:
- the LOC126789923 gene encoding CRIB domain-containing protein RIC6, with amino-acid sequence MATKVKGLLKGLRYISQIFEEKDQEIQIGFPTDVKHVAHIGWDGPSANSTPSWMTEFKSPQESAGQLGVKELSAKDINKRGLSIAAQELARLNDIPKSTSSPSKKDGKSKKSSRRNRSTEASGMESPAREGSSRHSRRSRNSTNSLGSESPSHDLPGIPKLRKKKGSTDGGSAKSSRRPRSKGQNSLPDMSLEGSENGSPMHPAFAGKSSEIIPAGIHI; translated from the exons ATGGCCACAAAGGTGAAGGGTCTCTTGAAAGGCCTGAGGTACATTTCACAGATATTCG AGGAAAAAGATCAAGAAATACAAATTGGCTTTCCCACAGATGTAAAACATGTTGCACACATTGGATGGGATGGTCCATCTGCAAATAGTACTCCCAGCTGG ATGACCGAGTTCAAATCTCCTCAAGAATCCGCAGGGCAACTTGGTGTTAAGGAATTGTCAGCCAAAG ATATAAATAAACGTGGACTGTCTATTGCTGCTCAAGAACTGGCGCGTCTGAACGACATTCCTAAGTCTACAAGTTCCCCATCCAAGAAGGATGGAAAATCTAAAAAGAGTTCTAGGCGCAATCGTTCAACGGAAGCCAGTGGAATGGAGTCTCCAGCTCGAGAAGGTAGTAGCCGGCATTCAAGAAGAAGCCGCAACTCTACCAATAGTCTTGGCTCTGAGTCCCCCTCACATGACTTGCCTGGGATCCCAAAACTCCGGAAAAAAAAGGGTTCCACTGATGGAGGATCCGCAAAATCATCAAGAAGGCCACGGTCTAAAGGTCAGAATTCATTACCTGACATGTCACTTGAAGGTTCTGAGAATGGTAGTCCAATGCACCCGGCTTTTGCAGGGAAGAGTTCAGAGATAATCCCAGCAGGGATTCATATCTAA
- the LOC126789918 gene encoding polyubiquitin-like, translated as METLIHRRPSKRRYRILPSTFSGSSQEQRNSVWKILKKVSLKFNKFVTVEKLKAILLHNSRSNSRKFREPLMDSFHHNGIENDDTPVDQVIQKEPTCQKLHQNSVRMRIYVKIPSNQRTSVLEAKEYHIINDIKSMIYLKEGIQSNEYSLVYGGKLLQDYRNLSSLNILTESTLHMIFNPRDVVSIFVKTPIGKVVEFEVKVLYTVRDVKQIVESYIGCSVVDCSMVYEGNELLDFKTLAFYNIEDNSTLEVKPSWIQIFVKTWSGKIITLDVTRSNTVREVKEKIFCKIRVPVIHQSIVFAGKRLEDKCSISSYNIQKQSTIHMVMAW; from the exons ATGGAAACACTGATACACCGTAGACCCTCAAAGAGAAGATACAGAATACTCCCTTCAACTTTCTCTGGTTCATCTCAAGAGCAG AGAAATTCAGTATGGAAGATCTTGAAGAAAGTATCTCTGAAGTTCAACAAATTTGTCACAGTTGAAAAATTGAAAGCCATTCTATTACACAACAGCAGAAGCAATTCAAGAAAGTTCCGGGAGCCTCTTATGGATAGTTTTCACCATAATGGGATTGAAAATGACGATACACCAGTCGATCAAGTCATTCAGAAGGAACCAACTTGCCAAAAACTTCACCAGAATTCAGTCAGAATGAGAATATATGTCAAAATCCCGTCAAACCAGAGAACCAGTGTACTAGAAGCAAAAGAGtaccatatcatcaatgaCATCAAATCCATGATTTATTTGAAGGAGGGAATCCAATCAAATGAGTACAGTTTGGTTTATGGTGGGAAACTTCTTCAAGATTACAGGAATTTATCCTCACTTAACATTCTTACAGAATCAACCCTTCATATGATTTTCAATCCAAGAGATGTGGTGTCAATTTTTGTGAAAACACCAATTGGGAAGGTTGTGGAATTTGAAGTTAAGGTCTTGTACACCGTACGAGATGTCAAGCAGATTGTTGAGAGCTATATAGGGTGTTCTGTTGTTGATTGTAGTATGGTTTATGAAGGAAATGAGCTTCTGGATTTCAAGACCTTGGCTTTCTACAACATTGAAGACAATTCCACTCTAGAGGTGAAGCCTTCTTGGATTCAGATATTTGTCAAGACATGGAGTGGAAAAATCATTACACTTGATGTGACACGATCTAATACAGTAAGAGAGGTAAAGGAAAAGATATTCTGTAAGATTAGAGTGCCTGTTATTCATCAGAGTATTGTATTTGCTGGAAAACGCCTTGAAGATAAGTGCTCTATTTCAAGTTACAACATTCAGAAACAGTCCACTATCCACATGGTTATGGCTTGGTGA
- the LOC126789917 gene encoding uncharacterized protein LOC126789917 isoform X2, which produces MGSTSTSRMLSPARTVVQFQSSSSTHDPDEEVSLNLMGTIFKVKSSATIKDLKAIICNKYKIGDNYPEFLLAGHPLMDFQRDTIEIEAKPEDTIQKIKIMIHAKKKFQPDLFTLVYDGKLLEDDMTLASEDLRNESILYMVSAPKDIISISVKAPTGETFKFKVKPLFTVRDVKTIVESYTGFSVSDHNLIYSGNELEDLKTLAFYDIEDESVLEVSPPYFHIFVKVCDGKLISIDVKPSDSVKELKSMIFRKLNVSLMPLDFYKLVFHWEQLDEIRDLASYNIRKGSKLRLVLSSSVIVRD; this is translated from the exons GTATCCTTAAACCTTATGGGAACAATCTTTAAGGTCAAGAGCTCTGCAACCATAAAAGATCTCAAGGCAATAATATGTAACAAGTACAAAATTGGTGATAATTATCCGGAGTTCCTCTTGGCTGGTCACCCGCTCATGGACTTCCAAAGG GACACCATTGAGATTGAGGCAAAACCAGAAGATACcatccaaaaaataaaaataatgattCATGCTAAGAAGAAGTTTCAACCGGACCTATTCACACTTGTCTATGATGGGAAGCTCCTTGAGGATGACATGACACTGGCCTCAGAAGATTTGAGGAATGAATCTATCCTTTACATGGTTTCTGCTCCTAAAGATATTATTTCAATATCTGTGAAAGCACCTACAGGAGagactttcaaattcaaggtTAAACCCTTGTTTACTGTTAGAGATGTCAAAACTATAGTTGAGAGCTATACTGGTTTCTCAGTCAGTGATCACAATCTGATCTATTCCGGAAATGAGCTTGAGGATCTGAAGACATTGGCCTTTTATGACATCGAAGATGAATCAGTATTAGAGGTCTCACCTCcctattttcatatatttgttAAAGTTTGTGATGGGAAACTTATAAGTATTGATGTGAAGCCTAGTGATAGTGTCAAAGAACTGAAGAGCATGATTTTTCGCAAGCTTAATGTGTCATTGATGCCTCTTGATTTTTATAAGCTTGTGTTTCACTGGGAACAGCTTGATGAAATTCGGGATCTGGCAAGCTACAACATACGAAAGGGCAGCAAGCTTCGTTTGGTTCTCTCATCATCTGTTATTGTAAGGGATTAA
- the LOC126789917 gene encoding uncharacterized protein LOC126789917 isoform X1 produces MGSTSTSRMLSPARTVVQFQSSSSTHDPDEEVSLNLMGTIFKVKSSATIKDLKAIICNKYKIGDNYPEFLLAGHPLMDFQRVIDCGFLECSVDLVFKNIVKMRLYVKLLSSQDTIEIEAKPEDTIQKIKIMIHAKKKFQPDLFTLVYDGKLLEDDMTLASEDLRNESILYMVSAPKDIISISVKAPTGETFKFKVKPLFTVRDVKTIVESYTGFSVSDHNLIYSGNELEDLKTLAFYDIEDESVLEVSPPYFHIFVKVCDGKLISIDVKPSDSVKELKSMIFRKLNVSLMPLDFYKLVFHWEQLDEIRDLASYNIRKGSKLRLVLSSSVIVRD; encoded by the coding sequence GTATCCTTAAACCTTATGGGAACAATCTTTAAGGTCAAGAGCTCTGCAACCATAAAAGATCTCAAGGCAATAATATGTAACAAGTACAAAATTGGTGATAATTATCCGGAGTTCCTCTTGGCTGGTCACCCGCTCATGGACTTCCAAAGGGTAATCGACTGTGGATTTCTAGAGTGCTCTGTTGATCTTGTTTTCAAGAATATTGTGAAAATGAGATTATATGTCAAACTACTATCTAGTCAGGACACCATTGAGATTGAGGCAAAACCAGAAGATACcatccaaaaaataaaaataatgattCATGCTAAGAAGAAGTTTCAACCGGACCTATTCACACTTGTCTATGATGGGAAGCTCCTTGAGGATGACATGACACTGGCCTCAGAAGATTTGAGGAATGAATCTATCCTTTACATGGTTTCTGCTCCTAAAGATATTATTTCAATATCTGTGAAAGCACCTACAGGAGagactttcaaattcaaggtTAAACCCTTGTTTACTGTTAGAGATGTCAAAACTATAGTTGAGAGCTATACTGGTTTCTCAGTCAGTGATCACAATCTGATCTATTCCGGAAATGAGCTTGAGGATCTGAAGACATTGGCCTTTTATGACATCGAAGATGAATCAGTATTAGAGGTCTCACCTCcctattttcatatatttgttAAAGTTTGTGATGGGAAACTTATAAGTATTGATGTGAAGCCTAGTGATAGTGTCAAAGAACTGAAGAGCATGATTTTTCGCAAGCTTAATGTGTCATTGATGCCTCTTGATTTTTATAAGCTTGTGTTTCACTGGGAACAGCTTGATGAAATTCGGGATCTGGCAAGCTACAACATACGAAAGGGCAGCAAGCTTCGTTTGGTTCTCTCATCATCTGTTATTGTAAGGGATTAA